The Rhizobium leguminosarum genome includes a region encoding these proteins:
- a CDS encoding type II toxin-antitoxin system RelE/ParE family toxin codes for MKALVLSPAAVDDIDRIYDYTEEKWGQGQAEDYIVALRGYCEALAAQTKHGRKIIGLRSGYTALAFRSHFVIYAETEKVLTVIRILHRRMNIAAHL; via the coding sequence ATGAAAGCGCTTGTTCTCTCGCCAGCCGCTGTCGATGATATCGACAGGATTTATGACTATACCGAAGAGAAATGGGGCCAAGGTCAAGCGGAGGACTATATCGTTGCGCTCCGGGGTTACTGCGAGGCGCTTGCAGCACAGACAAAGCATGGCCGCAAAATCATTGGATTGAGGAGCGGCTACACCGCCCTGGCGTTTCGCTCGCATTTCGTCATTTACGCTGAGACCGAAAAAGTGTTGACGGTTATTCGCATCCTGCATCGGCGCATGAATATCGCGGCTCATCTCTAA
- a CDS encoding LysE family translocator, whose translation MTQSLLFGAFLAALFYVLIPGPAFLQLLGIGAGQGRKAGAFFMMGHLVGDLIWSSLALIAIVGAKTIGTFVFDLLGLACGFYLAWIGWSAVNAKPKAEGQALVMVERPFRRGLIFGVTNPKGYPVALATFTALVAGSAGALDFEALPVLLVVSFVGFVTADIILIGIIGAGTVRRFYRAHERLIVRCSGVLFMGFAAQALWHATPGLLGWRKA comes from the coding sequence ATGACGCAGTCTTTGCTCTTCGGCGCCTTTCTGGCGGCGCTCTTCTACGTGCTCATTCCAGGACCCGCCTTCCTGCAGCTGCTCGGCATCGGCGCCGGGCAGGGGCGCAAGGCCGGCGCCTTCTTCATGATGGGGCATCTGGTCGGGGACCTCATCTGGTCGTCTCTGGCGCTGATCGCGATCGTCGGGGCAAAGACGATCGGAACCTTCGTCTTCGACCTGCTCGGCCTTGCCTGCGGCTTCTACCTCGCCTGGATCGGCTGGAGCGCCGTCAATGCAAAGCCGAAAGCGGAGGGGCAGGCGCTTGTTATGGTCGAGCGGCCGTTTCGGCGCGGTCTGATCTTCGGCGTCACCAATCCGAAGGGTTATCCGGTGGCGCTCGCCACCTTCACCGCACTCGTTGCGGGCTCGGCCGGCGCGCTCGATTTCGAGGCGTTGCCGGTGCTGCTCGTCGTGTCGTTCGTCGGTTTCGTCACTGCCGACATCATCCTGATCGGCATCATCGGCGCCGGTACGGTGCGGCGCTTCTATCGTGCCCATGAGCGGCTGATCGTGCGCTGCTCTGGTGTGCTTTTCATGGGATTTGCCGCTCAGGCGCTCTGGCACGCAACGCCCGGCCTGCTCGGCTGGCGCAAGGCCTGA
- a CDS encoding ISNCY family transposase — MRQERTVQANIFDLFAEHEIGRELKAMSQWLDEHRDLLGLVAQDLRRHGVKETGREGLPAEAVLRCALLKQHRQLSYEELAFHLEDSASFRAFARLPWGWNPKKSVLHKTISAIRAGTFEAINRVLLTSARQDKVERGKVVRIDSTVTSALMHEPSDSSLLWDCVRVMVRLLQQAASLGSAISWHDHCRAAKKRSRAIQFTRGRPKRVQHYRALVRITRTTLSYLEQAAAQLPLAAGPAVELWQAQLRHYKPLIERIIAQTERRVLAGEAVPAGDKLVSLFEPHADIIVKGSRDVEYGHKINLTTGTSGLILDLVVETGNPADSERLLPMLERHIGIWGEAPRQAAADGGYASRDNLSRAKAWGICDMAFHKKCGLRIEDMVKSRWVYRKLRNFRAGIEAGISCLKRAYGLGRCTWRGLDHFKAYVWSSVVAYNLALFARLRPT, encoded by the coding sequence ATGCGCCAAGAACGCACCGTCCAAGCCAATATATTCGATCTTTTCGCCGAACACGAGATCGGCCGCGAGCTGAAAGCCATGTCGCAATGGCTGGATGAGCATCGTGATCTGCTCGGGCTGGTAGCGCAGGACCTGCGCCGCCACGGCGTCAAGGAGACCGGCCGCGAGGGCCTGCCGGCGGAGGCCGTGCTGCGTTGCGCCCTGCTCAAACAACACCGTCAGTTGAGTTATGAGGAGTTGGCCTTTCATCTGGAAGATTCCGCCTCGTTCCGGGCCTTTGCCCGGCTGCCGTGGGGGTGGAACCCGAAGAAGTCGGTCTTGCACAAGACGATCAGCGCGATCCGGGCCGGGACCTTTGAAGCGATCAATCGCGTGCTGTTGACGAGCGCCCGGCAGGACAAGGTGGAACGCGGCAAGGTCGTGCGCATCGACAGCACCGTCACTTCGGCGCTGATGCACGAACCGAGCGACAGTAGTCTTTTGTGGGACTGCGTGCGGGTGATGGTGCGGCTGTTGCAGCAGGCGGCTTCCTTGGGCAGCGCCATCTCATGGCACGATCACTGCCGCGCGGCGAAGAAGCGATCCCGGGCGATCCAATTTACCCGCGGTCGTCCGAAACGAGTTCAGCACTATCGCGCGCTGGTCAGGATCACGCGCACCACCTTGAGCTATCTCGAACAGGCGGCGGCGCAACTGCCCTTGGCGGCGGGCCCGGCGGTCGAACTCTGGCAGGCCCAACTCCGCCACTATAAGCCGCTGATCGAACGGATCATCGCCCAGACCGAGCGGCGGGTCCTGGCCGGCGAGGCGGTGCCGGCTGGCGACAAGCTGGTCAGTTTGTTCGAGCCGCATGCCGACATCATCGTCAAAGGCAGCCGCGACGTCGAGTATGGCCATAAGATCAATTTGACCACCGGCACAAGCGGGCTGATCCTCGACCTCGTCGTCGAAACCGGCAACCCGGCCGACAGCGAGCGCTTGCTGCCGATGCTGGAACGCCACATCGGCATCTGGGGCGAGGCGCCGCGTCAGGCGGCGGCCGACGGCGGCTATGCCAGCCGCGATAATTTGAGCCGAGCCAAAGCCTGGGGCATCTGCGACATGGCCTTCCACAAGAAGTGCGGCCTCAGGATCGAAGACATGGTCAAGAGCCGCTGGGTCTATCGCAAGCTGCGCAACTTCCGCGCCGGCATCGAGGCCGGCATCTCCTGCCTCAAACGCGCCTACGGCTTGGGGCGCTGCACCTGGCGTGGGCTCGACCACTTCAAGGCTTATGTCTGGTCCTCGGTGGTCGCATACAATCTCGCCCTCTTCGCCCGCCTCAGGCCGACCTGA
- a CDS encoding ISNCY family transposase, giving the protein MRQERTVQANIFDLFAEHEIGRELKAMSQWLDEHRDLLGLVAQDLRRHGVKETGREGLPAEAVLRCALLKQHRQLSYEELAFHLEDSASFRAFARLPWGWNPKKSVLHKTISAIRAGTFEAINRVLLTSARQDKVERGKVVRIDSTVTSALMHEPSDSSLLWDCVRVMVRLLQQAASLGSAISWHDHCRAAKKRSRAIQFTRGRPKRVQHYRALLRITRTTLSYLEQAAAQLPLAAGPAVELWQAQLRHYKPLIERIIAQTERRVLAGEAVPAGDKLVSLFEPHADIIVKGSRDVEYGHKINLTTGTSGLILDLVVETGNPADSERLLPMLERHIGIWGEAPRQAAADGGYASRDNLSRAKAWGICDMAFHKKCGLRIEDMVKSRWVYRKLRNFRAGIEAGISCLKRAYGLGRCTWRGLDHFKAYVWSSVVAYNLALFARLRPT; this is encoded by the coding sequence ATGCGCCAAGAACGCACCGTCCAAGCCAATATATTCGATCTTTTCGCCGAACACGAGATCGGCCGCGAGCTGAAAGCCATGTCGCAATGGCTGGATGAGCATCGTGATCTGCTCGGGCTGGTAGCGCAGGACCTGCGCCGCCACGGCGTCAAGGAGACCGGCCGCGAGGGCCTGCCGGCGGAGGCCGTGCTGCGTTGCGCCCTGCTCAAACAACACCGTCAGTTGAGTTATGAGGAGTTGGCCTTTCATCTGGAAGATTCCGCCTCGTTCCGGGCCTTTGCCCGGCTGCCGTGGGGGTGGAACCCGAAGAAGTCGGTCTTGCACAAGACGATCAGCGCGATCCGGGCCGGGACCTTTGAAGCGATCAATCGCGTGCTGTTGACGAGCGCCCGGCAGGACAAGGTGGAACGCGGCAAGGTCGTGCGCATCGACAGCACCGTCACTTCGGCGCTGATGCACGAACCGAGCGACAGTAGTCTTTTGTGGGACTGCGTGCGGGTGATGGTGCGGCTGTTGCAGCAGGCGGCTTCCTTGGGCAGCGCCATCTCATGGCACGATCACTGCCGCGCGGCGAAGAAGCGATCCCGGGCGATCCAATTTACCCGCGGTCGTCCGAAACGAGTTCAGCACTATCGCGCGCTGCTCAGGATCACGCGCACCACCTTGAGCTATCTCGAACAGGCGGCGGCGCAACTGCCCTTGGCGGCGGGCCCGGCGGTCGAACTCTGGCAGGCCCAACTCCGCCACTATAAGCCGCTGATCGAACGGATCATCGCCCAGACCGAGCGGCGGGTCCTGGCCGGCGAGGCGGTGCCGGCTGGCGACAAGCTGGTCAGTTTGTTCGAGCCGCATGCCGACATCATCGTCAAAGGCAGCCGCGACGTCGAGTATGGCCATAAGATCAATTTGACCACCGGCACAAGCGGGCTGATCCTCGACCTCGTCGTCGAAACCGGCAACCCGGCCGACAGCGAGCGCTTGCTGCCGATGCTGGAACGCCACATCGGCATCTGGGGCGAGGCGCCGCGTCAGGCGGCGGCCGACGGCGGCTATGCCAGCCGCGATAATTTGAGCCGAGCCAAAGCCTGGGGCATCTGCGACATGGCCTTCCACAAGAAGTGCGGCCTCAGGATCGAAGACATGGTCAAGAGCCGCTGGGTCTATCGCAAGCTGCGCAACTTCCGCGCCGGCATCGAGGCCGGCATCTCCTGCCTCAAACGCGCCTACGGCTTGGGGCGCTGCACCTGGCGTGGGCTCGACCACTTCAAGGCTTATGTCTGGTCCTCGGTGGTCGCATACAATCTCGCCCTCTTCGCCCGCCTCAGGCCGACCTGA
- a CDS encoding argininosuccinate synthase, protein MASYKDVKKVVLAYSGGLDTSIILKWLQTELGAEVVTFTADLGQGEELEPARKKAEMLGIKEIYIEDVREEFVRDFVFPMFRANAVYEGVYLLGTSIARPLISKHLIDIARKTGADAIAHGATGKGNDQVRFELSAYALNPDIKIIAPWRDWAFKSRTDLLAFAEQHQIPVAKDKMGEAPFSVDANLLHSSSEGKVLEDPSQEAPEYVHMRTISPEAAPDKATTIKVGFEKGDAVSINGVRMSPATLLATLNNYGRDNGIGRLDLVENRFVGMKSRGVYETPGGTILLTAHRAIESITLDRGAAHLKDDIMPRYAELIYYGFWFSPEREMLQALIDKSQEHVEGEVTLKLYKGNVMVIGRESEKSLYSDKLVTFEDDQGAYDQKDAAGFIKLNALRLRTLAKRNLVK, encoded by the coding sequence ATGGCATCATACAAAGACGTGAAGAAAGTCGTTCTCGCCTATTCCGGCGGCCTCGACACCTCGATCATCCTGAAGTGGCTGCAGACGGAGCTCGGCGCCGAAGTCGTCACCTTCACCGCCGATCTCGGCCAGGGCGAAGAGCTGGAGCCGGCGCGCAAGAAGGCCGAAATGCTCGGCATCAAGGAGATCTATATCGAGGATGTGCGCGAGGAATTCGTGCGCGATTTCGTCTTCCCGATGTTCCGTGCCAATGCCGTCTACGAGGGCGTCTACCTGCTCGGCACCTCGATTGCCCGTCCGTTGATTTCCAAGCATCTGATCGACATCGCCCGCAAGACGGGTGCTGATGCGATCGCCCACGGCGCGACCGGCAAGGGCAACGACCAAGTCCGTTTCGAACTGTCCGCCTATGCCCTGAACCCCGACATCAAGATCATCGCGCCTTGGCGCGACTGGGCGTTCAAGAGCCGCACCGATCTGCTGGCCTTTGCCGAACAGCATCAGATCCCGGTTGCCAAGGACAAGATGGGCGAGGCGCCATTCTCTGTCGATGCCAACCTTCTGCATTCCTCTTCCGAAGGCAAGGTTCTCGAAGACCCCTCCCAGGAGGCGCCTGAATATGTGCATATGCGCACCATTTCGCCTGAGGCTGCACCCGACAAGGCAACGACCATCAAGGTCGGCTTCGAAAAGGGTGATGCGGTTTCGATCAACGGCGTGCGCATGAGCCCGGCAACACTGCTCGCGACACTCAACAATTACGGCCGCGACAACGGTATCGGCCGTCTCGACCTCGTCGAGAACCGCTTCGTCGGCATGAAGTCGCGCGGCGTCTACGAGACACCAGGCGGCACGATCCTGCTTACGGCGCATCGCGCCATCGAATCGATCACGCTTGACCGCGGTGCTGCCCATCTCAAGGACGACATCATGCCGCGTTACGCCGAGCTGATCTATTACGGCTTCTGGTTCTCGCCGGAGCGCGAGATGCTGCAGGCGCTGATCGACAAGAGCCAGGAGCATGTCGAAGGCGAAGTGACGCTGAAGCTCTACAAGGGCAATGTCATGGTCATCGGCCGCGAAAGCGAAAAGTCGCTCTATTCCGACAAGCTCGTCACCTTCGAGGACGATCAGGGCGCCTACGACCAGAAGGATGCGGCCGGCTTCATCAAGCTCAATGCGCTGCGCCTGCGCACGCTCGCCAAGCGCAACCTCGTGAAATAA
- a CDS encoding acyl-CoA dehydrogenase family protein yields the protein MLGLTEPKQNLAGGRTIIELTNSVLPTIAQRAASIDESDTFVGENYALLKESGLVRVGVPIELGGLGAEVPELSEMLKSIARACGSTALAFSMHTHQVAIPAWRWRHQKVAAVEPLLRRVASEQIILLSSGGSDWIGGSGKAMKVDGGYRITARKRFTSGAAAGNILMTGAVYEEQDGARSVIHFGVPMASPEVSIEDTWRTLGMRGTGSNDIIIENLFVPDASVAFSRSAGQWHPVFQVIAMIAFPLIYAVYLGVAESARDIAVKMVRSKANSDHVIGLVGRMETSLRAAQIAHRWMLEVVARNEPSAETVNEVMIGRSLVARHAIEVTELAMEVAGGAAFYRENGLERCFRDIQGARYHPMQPGAQAQYAGSFALGLPTEKIF from the coding sequence ATGCTCGGGCTTACAGAACCAAAACAGAACCTTGCCGGCGGTCGGACCATTATCGAACTAACCAATTCGGTCCTGCCCACCATCGCGCAACGCGCCGCATCGATCGACGAGAGCGACACCTTCGTCGGCGAGAATTACGCGCTTCTAAAGGAATCTGGACTCGTGCGGGTAGGCGTCCCAATCGAATTGGGCGGGCTGGGCGCGGAAGTGCCCGAACTTTCTGAGATGCTCAAATCCATTGCTCGTGCATGTGGGTCCACTGCGCTTGCCTTTTCCATGCATACCCATCAAGTCGCCATCCCCGCCTGGCGCTGGCGGCATCAAAAGGTGGCCGCGGTGGAGCCGCTCCTGAGACGTGTTGCATCGGAGCAAATCATATTGCTCTCGAGCGGCGGATCGGACTGGATCGGCGGATCGGGCAAGGCCATGAAAGTTGATGGCGGATACCGGATCACCGCGCGTAAACGCTTCACTTCCGGCGCGGCGGCAGGAAACATCCTGATGACCGGTGCTGTTTATGAAGAACAGGACGGCGCGCGCTCCGTCATTCATTTCGGCGTTCCGATGGCATCGCCAGAGGTTTCGATAGAAGATACGTGGCGAACACTTGGAATGAGGGGAACCGGGTCAAACGATATCATCATCGAAAACCTCTTCGTGCCGGATGCCAGTGTCGCATTTTCCAGAAGCGCGGGGCAATGGCATCCAGTATTTCAAGTCATCGCCATGATCGCGTTTCCTCTGATCTACGCGGTCTATCTTGGCGTCGCCGAGAGCGCCCGCGACATCGCAGTCAAGATGGTCCGTAGCAAGGCCAACAGCGATCATGTGATCGGGTTGGTCGGGCGCATGGAAACCTCTCTGAGGGCCGCACAGATCGCGCATCGCTGGATGTTAGAGGTAGTTGCTCGAAACGAACCGTCCGCGGAAACCGTCAACGAGGTTATGATCGGCCGCTCCTTGGTCGCACGGCACGCTATCGAGGTGACGGAGCTTGCAATGGAGGTCGCAGGCGGCGCGGCATTCTATCGAGAGAACGGGCTGGAGCGCTGCTTCCGTGACATACAGGGCGCTCGCTATCATCCGATGCAGCCCGGAGCCCAGGCGCAATACGCGGGTTCATTCGCGCTCGGACTTCCCACCGAGAAGATTTTCTAG
- a CDS encoding M3 family metallopeptidase yields MPSPHDFNPALVTWDGLHGLPRFDAVDDGDFAAAFEAALAAHEKEIDEIAGNGDAPTFDNTVVALEIAGDALSRVSALFWNKAGAHTNDLIQALEREISPKMSRHYSKIGMNAALFARIDTLWENRESLGLTLEQTRVLERHWKGFVKSGAKLDKAEQEKLAVIDEKLAGLGTQFGQNVLADEKAWALVLSDRAELEGLPEFLRDAMAGAARERGEEGKYAVTLSRSIIEPFLTFSERRDLREQAFKAWVARGENDGETDNRAVIKETLALRHQVATLLGYGNFAELKLDNTMAKTADAVNGLLKAVWARAVKRAGEEEIDIAALIAEEGRNHEVMPWDWRHYAEKIRARKFDFSEAELKPYLQLEKIIEACFDVAGRLFGIRAVEKKGVAAYHPDVRVFEIRDREDKLVALFLGDYFARSSKRSGAWMSSLQSQHRLKLKNGRHGELPIIYNVCNFAKPAEGKPALLSLDDARTLFHEFGHALHGMLSNVTYPSVAGTGVSRDFVELPSQLYEHWLTVPDILKRYAVHVETGEPMPQALLDKVLAARTFNAGFNTVEFTSSALVDMAFHTRTAVEDPMAVQAEVLAEIGMPKSIVMRHATPHFQHIFSGGYSAGYYSYMWSEVLDADAFAAFEETGDAFNSEMARKLKDNIYSVGGSVDPEDAYKAFRGKLPSPDAMLVKKGLSTFEELTGSDA; encoded by the coding sequence ATGCCTTCTCCACATGATTTCAATCCGGCGCTGGTGACCTGGGACGGTCTTCACGGCCTGCCGCGTTTCGATGCTGTTGATGACGGCGATTTCGCCGCTGCCTTCGAAGCCGCACTTGCCGCGCATGAAAAGGAGATCGACGAAATCGCCGGAAACGGCGATGCGCCGACATTCGACAATACGGTCGTGGCGCTGGAGATTGCCGGTGACGCGCTGTCGCGCGTTTCGGCGCTGTTCTGGAACAAGGCAGGCGCCCATACCAATGACCTGATCCAGGCTCTGGAGCGGGAGATCTCGCCGAAGATGTCGCGCCACTATTCGAAGATCGGGATGAATGCAGCGCTTTTTGCCCGCATCGACACGCTCTGGGAGAACCGCGAGAGCCTTGGCCTGACGCTCGAACAGACACGCGTGCTGGAACGCCACTGGAAAGGCTTCGTCAAATCGGGCGCCAAGCTTGATAAGGCCGAGCAGGAAAAACTCGCCGTGATCGATGAAAAGCTCGCCGGCCTCGGGACGCAGTTCGGCCAGAACGTCCTGGCCGACGAAAAGGCCTGGGCACTGGTCCTTTCTGATAGGGCCGAGCTCGAGGGCCTGCCGGAATTCCTTCGCGACGCGATGGCGGGGGCAGCGCGCGAACGCGGCGAGGAGGGCAAATATGCGGTGACGCTGTCACGCTCGATCATCGAGCCCTTCCTCACATTCTCGGAGCGCCGCGATCTGCGCGAGCAGGCTTTCAAGGCGTGGGTGGCGCGCGGCGAAAATGACGGTGAGACGGACAACCGCGCTGTCATCAAGGAAACGCTGGCGCTGCGCCACCAAGTGGCGACGCTGCTTGGCTACGGCAATTTCGCCGAGCTGAAACTCGACAACACGATGGCGAAGACGGCGGATGCGGTGAACGGCCTGCTGAAGGCCGTCTGGGCGCGGGCGGTGAAACGCGCCGGCGAGGAGGAGATCGATATCGCGGCGCTGATTGCCGAGGAAGGCCGGAACCACGAGGTGATGCCCTGGGACTGGCGCCACTATGCCGAAAAGATTCGGGCGCGGAAGTTCGATTTCTCCGAGGCCGAGCTCAAGCCTTATCTGCAGCTCGAGAAGATCATCGAGGCCTGCTTCGACGTCGCCGGCCGGCTGTTCGGCATTCGGGCCGTCGAGAAGAAGGGCGTGGCCGCCTATCACCCTGACGTTAGGGTGTTCGAAATCAGGGACCGCGAAGACAAGCTCGTCGCCCTCTTCCTCGGCGATTATTTCGCCCGCAGTTCGAAACGATCAGGCGCCTGGATGAGCTCGCTGCAATCGCAGCACAGGCTGAAGCTGAAGAACGGCCGCCACGGCGAATTGCCGATCATCTATAATGTCTGCAACTTCGCCAAGCCGGCGGAAGGCAAGCCGGCGCTGCTGTCGCTCGACGATGCCCGCACGCTATTCCACGAATTCGGCCATGCGCTGCACGGCATGCTTTCGAACGTCACCTATCCCTCGGTTGCGGGAACCGGCGTTTCGCGCGATTTCGTCGAGCTGCCGTCGCAGCTCTATGAGCACTGGCTGACGGTGCCCGATATTCTGAAGCGCTATGCCGTGCATGTCGAAACCGGCGAGCCGATGCCGCAGGCCCTGCTCGACAAGGTGCTTGCCGCCCGCACCTTCAATGCCGGCTTCAATACCGTCGAGTTCACCTCGTCGGCGCTGGTCGACATGGCGTTTCACACGAGAACGGCCGTCGAGGATCCGATGGCGGTGCAGGCCGAGGTGCTGGCCGAAATCGGCATGCCGAAGTCAATCGTCATGCGCCATGCGACGCCGCACTTCCAGCACATCTTTTCCGGCGGCTATTCGGCCGGCTATTACTCCTACATGTGGTCGGAGGTGCTCGACGCCGACGCCTTTGCCGCCTTCGAGGAGACGGGAGACGCCTTCAACAGCGAGATGGCGCGCAAGCTCAAGGACAATATCTATTCCGTCGGCGGTTCGGTCGATCCGGAAGACGCCTACAAGGCCTTCCGCGGCAAGCTGCCGAGCCCGGATGCGATGCTCGTCAAAAAGGGACTTTCGACCTTCGAGGAATTGACAGGCAGCGACGCCTAA
- a CDS encoding adenylate/guanylate cyclase domain-containing protein — MDRKLSAILAADVVGYSALMERDEAGTFERLRAGRKELFEPDIARHHGQIFKLMGDGMLAEFGSVVDAVECAVSLQRGLAERNAAVPEDQRIRVRIGINLGEVIVEGEDRYGEGVNVAARLQQLADPGGICVSGKVAREVEKKLAFGFEPMGEQKVKNIAEPVQAFRVLLEGQAPRQPGRSSPSRWVWAAAAVPVLILVLAGTVWQFWPTATVSGKPSVAVLPFDNYGGDEATGRLADGLTEDIITDLAGFPEFHVIARNSTEQYRDKPAVPSEVGKALGAGFVVEGSIQRQSDRVRITAQLIDAKTGKHLWTQRWDRPDENLFAIQIEISEQISNRLGGGAGLVQEAGRITAHRKPPENLNAYELYLLGTEKLEQVNQADVEEAVRLLTRAVELDPGLARAWVELSHSHGVLIGFGVEADKNRALSAEAAERAVQLDPSDAEAHAVYAMILGDRGEFERAKAEFDTALRLAPGQFEVLTFYIDGASTFGEPERTAELVDKAVSLNPGFPMWSARIFTHAYFMAGRYEDALRMLDRLTPENYGRKHWVMRSGALAALGRTEEAKVSVTDALRRFPNLTVEGFVNIPGFNEAERQRLIETMQLVGFPDCAKAEELTTLKKPLRLPECASPQSR; from the coding sequence ATGGACCGCAAGCTTTCCGCCATCCTCGCTGCTGATGTCGTGGGCTATTCCGCGCTGATGGAGCGCGACGAGGCTGGTACATTCGAGCGCCTTCGTGCGGGACGCAAGGAACTGTTTGAGCCGGATATTGCTCGTCATCACGGCCAGATTTTCAAGCTGATGGGCGACGGGATGCTCGCCGAATTTGGCAGCGTGGTGGACGCGGTGGAATGCGCCGTCTCGCTGCAGCGCGGGCTGGCGGAACGGAATGCCGCCGTTCCCGAGGACCAGCGGATCAGGGTCAGGATCGGGATCAATCTCGGCGAGGTGATCGTTGAGGGCGAGGACCGGTATGGCGAGGGCGTCAACGTCGCGGCCAGGCTTCAGCAGTTGGCAGACCCTGGCGGCATCTGTGTCTCGGGAAAGGTCGCCAGGGAGGTTGAGAAGAAGCTGGCTTTCGGTTTCGAGCCGATGGGCGAGCAGAAGGTGAAGAATATCGCCGAACCGGTACAGGCCTTCCGCGTCCTCCTTGAGGGACAAGCCCCACGCCAACCAGGGCGGTCATCGCCTTCGCGCTGGGTTTGGGCAGCAGCAGCCGTGCCAGTCCTTATTCTGGTCTTGGCCGGGACGGTCTGGCAATTCTGGCCGACCGCGACAGTAAGCGGCAAGCCGTCGGTAGCGGTGCTGCCGTTCGACAACTATGGCGGCGACGAGGCGACCGGACGCCTCGCCGATGGCCTCACTGAGGACATCATCACCGATCTGGCGGGGTTTCCTGAATTCCACGTGATCGCCCGTAACTCGACTGAACAATACCGGGACAAACCAGCCGTGCCGAGTGAAGTGGGTAAGGCGCTCGGTGCGGGATTTGTGGTCGAGGGTTCCATCCAGCGTCAGTCTGACCGCGTTAGAATTACGGCGCAGCTCATCGACGCCAAAACGGGCAAACATCTTTGGACGCAGCGCTGGGACCGGCCGGACGAGAATTTGTTCGCAATCCAGATTGAAATTTCCGAGCAGATTTCGAACCGCCTCGGCGGCGGCGCAGGTTTGGTCCAGGAGGCAGGCCGCATCACCGCCCACCGAAAGCCACCCGAGAATCTCAACGCCTACGAACTTTATCTGCTCGGCACCGAAAAACTCGAGCAAGTCAATCAGGCGGATGTCGAAGAGGCCGTCAGGCTGCTCACCCGGGCGGTTGAACTGGACCCCGGCCTTGCCCGCGCCTGGGTCGAACTTAGCCATTCCCATGGTGTCTTGATCGGTTTTGGGGTTGAAGCCGACAAGAACCGGGCTCTGTCTGCCGAGGCTGCCGAGCGCGCCGTCCAGCTCGACCCGAGCGATGCCGAAGCGCATGCTGTTTATGCCATGATTTTAGGCGATAGAGGCGAATTCGAACGCGCCAAGGCAGAGTTCGACACCGCGCTGCGCCTCGCTCCCGGCCAGTTCGAAGTTCTGACTTTCTATATCGATGGGGCCTCGACCTTCGGCGAGCCAGAGCGCACCGCGGAACTGGTCGACAAGGCGGTCAGTCTCAACCCCGGTTTCCCGATGTGGAGTGCCAGGATTTTCACTCATGCCTATTTCATGGCGGGCCGGTATGAGGATGCCCTGCGGATGCTGGACCGCTTGACGCCGGAAAACTATGGAAGGAAACACTGGGTTATGCGTTCTGGCGCGCTTGCGGCTCTTGGCCGAACTGAAGAGGCGAAGGTCTCGGTAACGGACGCACTCAGGCGGTTTCCCAATTTGACCGTCGAGGGATTTGTCAATATTCCCGGATTCAACGAAGCGGAGCGCCAGCGGTTGATCGAAACCATGCAGCTCGTCGGCTTTCCTGATTGCGCCAAAGCGGAAGAGCTCACGACGCTAAAGAAGCCGTTGCGCCTGCCGGAGTGTGCTTCGCCGCAATCGCGTTGA
- a CDS encoding winged helix-turn-helix transcriptional regulator, with product MVERDGYGQFCPVSMASEILCSRWTTLVVREFLCGSTRFNELRRGLPKMSPALLSKRLKELEQSGVITVTRSANGITDYQLTVAGEELRPLIIGLGNWAQRWMESRLSLKNLDPSLLMWDMRRSLDTRRLPTRRCTIRFLYPELSAAQKSWWLVVENGKVDLCNFDPGYDVDLLVEGSLRSMTAIWMGLTTIRQETDAETLKLEGDRVLARDMQEWLGLSVFAKTPRMRA from the coding sequence ATGGTAGAGCGTGACGGCTACGGGCAATTCTGTCCAGTATCAATGGCGTCGGAAATCCTCTGCTCGCGGTGGACGACCTTGGTCGTCCGCGAATTCCTTTGCGGATCGACGCGCTTTAATGAGTTGCGTCGCGGTCTACCAAAAATGTCTCCGGCACTCCTATCAAAACGACTGAAAGAACTGGAACAATCGGGCGTCATCACGGTGACAAGGAGTGCGAACGGCATTACCGATTACCAACTCACGGTAGCGGGCGAAGAATTGAGACCTCTGATCATAGGTCTCGGAAATTGGGCTCAACGGTGGATGGAATCGCGACTTTCCTTGAAGAATCTCGACCCTTCTCTGCTCATGTGGGACATGCGGCGGAGCCTCGATACAAGAAGACTTCCGACCCGCCGTTGTACGATACGGTTTCTGTACCCGGAACTTTCGGCCGCGCAAAAGAGCTGGTGGCTTGTGGTCGAAAACGGAAAAGTCGATCTCTGCAACTTCGATCCGGGCTATGATGTAGACCTTCTCGTTGAAGGGTCGCTCCGTTCGATGACCGCAATTTGGATGGGCCTCACGACCATACGTCAGGAAACCGATGCAGAAACGCTGAAACTTGAAGGGGACAGGGTCCTCGCGCGCGACATGCAGGAATGGCTCGGTCTTAGTGTGTTTGCCAAAACCCCCCGGATGAGGGCTTGA